A window of Ammospiza caudacuta isolate bAmmCau1 chromosome 35 unlocalized genomic scaffold, bAmmCau1.pri SUPER_35_unloc_2, whole genome shotgun sequence genomic DNA:
ggatatAGGATGGTGGGAACACACAGGGAATCGTGGAAAgccatgggaaaatgggaaaagctgGATAAGTGGggagaaatggcaaaaaaaaaaagggaaataatgggggaaaatggggaaaaatggggggaaaattgggggaaaattgggatatGGGATGGTGGGAACATGAAAGGGAATGAGAACAGATGGGAAATCATGGGAAATGTGGAAGTCATGGAAAAACAGcgaaaatgcagaaaaaaaaatgggaggaaatggaggaaaattgggagaaaatggggaaaatgggaaaatgtagaaaattaGGGGAGATGAAATGGGGGAAgtggggaaaaacagggaaaaaatgggggaaaagggggaaaattgggatatGGGATGGTGGGAACAcgaatgggaatgggaacagatGGGAAATCATGGGAAAacaggggaaatggggaaaacgggaaaaaatggggggaaaaggggaaaatgggggaaaaataggggaaaatgggaaaaagggggaaattagGGGagataaaatggggaaaaatggggggaaaatgaggatatGGGATGGTGGGAACTCATAGGAACGTGGGATTTTTGGGTAtacagggggttttggggttcaatttggggaattttggggtttttgggatctcattttttggggtccccccccaGGCCGACCCCTGAGGACCGCCGGGAGCCCCCCTGGACTGGGGTGGGATCACTGGCAGATATTTGGGGGTGTCCATTGGGGTTTTCAGTATTCaggtggggatttttggggcttccatttcgggatttttggggttttgggggggggtctgaattttggggtcgtccccccccctcccccccccaggCCGACCCCCGAGGGCCGCCGGGAGCCCCCCTGGACTGGGGTGGGGATCACTGGGGGATGGTTTGGTCATAAAGGGACAGGTTTTGGGGTTcggtttggggatttttgggattttggggctatgtagggggattttgggggtctcatttttggggtgccccccccccccaggccGACCCCCGAGGGCCGCCGGGAGCGCTCCCGGGACGGGGGTGGGGATCACTGGGGGATGGTTTGGGCGGGTTTTTGGGATacaggagatttttgggggttcagattcgggatttttgggattttggggctatGTAGGGGGACTTGGGGgtctgaattttggggtcccccccccAGGCCGACCCCCGAGGGCCGCCGGGAGCGCTCCCGGGACGCCGCCCGGTGCCGGCGCAGCCGCGAGGCCGAGGTGTTCGGGCAGCTGGCGCTGGCGCTGCCCTTCGCCCGCGGCGTCAGCGCCCACCTGGACAAGGCGTCCATCATGAGGCTGACCATCAGCTACCTGCGGGTGCAGCGCCTGCTGGCCGCCGGTCAGGGACACCCCGAAacacccccgggacccccaaatccataggcaccccaaaacccccgggAATCCCCCCCGAATCCCCGCTTGGAGcgcccccaaacccacctggggaACCCCAAACGCACCTGGACAAGGCGTCCGCCATGGGGCTGACCATCAGCTACCTGAGAGGGCAGCCGGTCAGGGACACCCCGAAGCACCCCCGAACCCCAAATTtatggggaaccccaaaatccccgggaatccccccaaaatccccgctgggagcagccccaaatcctcaccGGGACACCCAAATTCATTGGGATCCACCCCCAGATCCTTATCAGGAgctcccccaaatcctcatcgggatccccccccaaatccttGCCGGGAACCCCAAATTCATTGAGAACCCCCCGAAACCCATCGGGACCCCAAACCCatcgggaaccccaaaatcccccccgaATCCCCGCTTGGAGcgcccccaaacccacctggggaACCCCAAACGCACCTGGACAAGGCGTCCATCGTGGGGCTGACCATCAGCTACCTGAGAGGGCAGCCGGTCAGGGACACCCCGAAGCACCCCCGAACCCCAAATTtatggggaaccccaaaatccccgggaatccccccaaaagcccccagacccctttAAACCCTCCCCAGATTCCTGAACAGCCACACCCAATGGGAGGGTTGGGTTTAACCCTTTACCCCCCAAGACCCCCGACACTTTTGGGGTGCCCCCGACCCCCCCCACGATTTCGGGGTGCCCCTGACGCCCCCAGACCCTGCCCCataaccccccaaacccctccccaaataccTGAATGCTCTGAACCATGGGGAGGGCTGGGTTTAACCCTTTACCCCCCAAGACCCCCGACCCTTTTGGGGTGCCCCCGACCCCCCCATCATTTCGGGGAGCCCCTGacgcccccagacccctcctcaaaagcccccagacccctttAAACCCTCCCAAGGTTCCCGAACAGCCACACCCAATGGGAGGGTTGGGTTTAACCCTTTACCCCCCAAGACCCCCGACCCTTTTGGGGTGCCCCCGACCCCCCCCACGATTTCGGGGTGCCCCCCAGGCGCgtgggcggcggcggccgaggCCGTGGACGGCTGCTACCTGCAGGCCCTGAGCGGCTTCGTGATGGTGCTGAGCGAGGGCGGGGACATGATTTACCTGTCCGAGAACGTCAGCCgcctgctggggctcagccagGTGCggggggacccccaaattcaccGGGGGGGCCCCAAAAATCcgcctggggggggggggtccccaaaatcccgcGGGGGAGcgtgaaaaaaatccctttgggggggggggcacaAAATGTCTCAAAACGGGGCCAAAAATCGGCCGGGAGGGTCCAAAAATCTGTGGAgatgaaccccaaaaatctgcctGGGGGGGCTCCCAAAAATTTGACGGGGAGggcaaaaaaaatctgtcaggggggaccccaaaatctgttgggagggaccccaaaatctcttgggagggaccccaaaatctgttgggagggaccccaaaatctcttgggagggaccccaaaatccggCGGGGGAGActcaaaaaaaatcactttggaGCGACCCCAAAATCTCTCAAAATGAGGCCAAAAATCTGCAGagaagaaccccaaaaatctgcccGGGGGCGTCCCAGAAGTTTTtctggggggaccccaaaatttgtcggggaagggtaaaaaaaaatccctcaggggggaccccaaaatctgcccgGGGAGACTCAAGAAAATCGCTTTGGGGTGGCCCCAAAATGTCTCAAAATGGGGCCAAAAATCGGCCGGGGAGGGTCCAAAAATCTGTggaaaagaaccccaaaaatttgtCGGGGGAGCCCCAAAAATTTTTCGAGGAGCGGTCCAAAATCTGCCTGGGGGGGCCCAAAAATCTGGCGGGGGTCCCCAAAATTTTGTCgaggggagccccaaaatccgGTGGGGGAGACTCAAAAAATTCCATTTGGAGCGACCCCAAAATCTCTCAAAATGGGGCCAAAAATCTGCAGagaagaaccccaaaaatctgcccGGGGGTGCCCCAAAAATCTGTCGGGGGGGGTCCCCCAAATTATTCTGGGGCGGGGGCCCAAAATCTGGCGGGGAGGACCCCAAAAATTTGacggggggaccccaaaatttttgggggagaccccaaaaaattTGACGGGGTTGTTCAAAACTCCTTAGGGAGCCCCAAAAatcattttggggtccccaaattctgcctggggggggggggggcccCAAAATTTCTCGAGGGGGTCCCCAAATTCTGCCGGGGGGGGGAGGGTGGAACCCAAAAATcttctgggggggggggtccctaAAAATTTGTCGGGGAGGGACCAAAAATCTGCCTGGGGTGGGGGGGTCCAAAAATTCTTCTGCCCAAAACTCTTTGGGGAGCCCCAAAAAATTTCCAGGGGAGGCACAAAAATTTTCTGGGAGGgtcccccaaaattgggggggtccccaaaattgggggggggtccccatattttggggggggggtccccaaaatccgTGTGTGACCGCCCCCCCCCTCCCACAGTTGGAGCTGATCGGGCACAGCGTGTTCGACTTCGTGCACCCCTGCGACCACGAGGAGCTGCACGACGTGCTGGGCCCGCGGCAGGGTgaggagacccctccccaaattaaccaAAAACacccgagacccctccccaaatatccccgagacccctccccaaatatccccgagacccctccccaaattacccaAAAACCCCTGCTACCACGAGGAGCTGCACGACGTGCATGGCCCGCGGCAGGGTgaggagacccctccccaaattaaccaAAAACacccgagacccctccccaaatatccctcagacccctccccaaatatccccgagacccctccccaaatatccccgagacccctcctcaaattaacccccaaattcacccaaaaaaccccgGAGACACCTCCCCGAACTGACCCCCTGCGACCACCAAAATCatccctgagacccctccccaaattagccaaaaagccccaaatgcaccccaaaatcatccctgagacccctccccaaatatccccgagacccctccccaaattacccaAAAACCCCTGCGACCACGAGGAGCTGCACGACGTGCTGGGCCCGCGGCAGGGTgaggagacccctccccaaattaaccaaaaacccccaaattcaccccaaaaatccctgagatccctccccaaattacccaAATATACCTGAGGCCCCTCCCCAAATAtacctgagacccctccccaaatatccCTGAGACCCTtccccaaattaccccaaaacccctgcGACCACGAGGAGCTGCACGACGTGCTGGGCCCGCGGCAGGGTgaggagacccctccccaaattaaccaAAAACacccgagacccctccccaaatatcccccagacccctccccaaatatccccgagacccctccccaaatatccccgagagccctccccaaattcccgtgACCCCCCGGGGCTGGGTGGGCGTGGCTTCCCCTGCCCAtgaggagcccccagaccccccaaaacccccccgggaccccccgaaTCCTGGGACCCCCCCACCTCCTCTGACCCCCCTCTGACCcttgagacccctccccaaattcccgtgACCCCCCGGGGATGGGTGGGCGTGGCTTCCCCTACCCATGaagagaccccagacccccccaaaacccccccaggacctcttggagacccctccccaaattcccggaacccccccaaaccccccgagaccccccccccaataCCGAGATGGGCGTGGCTTCCCCTGCCCATGAAAagaccccagaccccccaaaacccccccgggaccccccaaatcccggcacccccagacccccctgacccccccgACCCttggagacccctccccaattccagGGGGTCCCCGGGCGCTCGGGCCGCAGTTTCTCGCTGCGCATGaagagcccccagaccccccaaaacccccccgggAGCCCCCAAATTCGGTACCCCCAGACCCCCCGGACCCCCCcgaccccccgggacccctccccaaattcccgtgGCCCCCCCCAGGGGGTCCCCGGCGGCGGGGGGAGCGCTCGGGCCGCAGTTTCTCGCTGCGCATGAagagcccccaaaacccccccaggaccccccaaatcccggcatcccccagacccccctgaccccccccccGACCCttggagacccctccccaattccagGGGGTCCCCGGCGGCGGGGGGAGCGCTCGGGCCGCAGTTTCTCGCTGCGCATGAAGAGCACCCTGAGCGGCCGCGGGCGCTGCCTCAACCTCAAAGCGGCGTCCTGGAAGGTGagggggacacttggggacatttggggacattggggacactgggggggattggggacattggggacattgggggggttggggacattggggacattgggggggattggggacattgggggggttggggacattggggacattgggggggttggggacattgggggggttggggacattggggacattggggacattttggggctttggggacattggggacattttgggacaATTGGAGACATTGGGGGAGTTTgagggcattggggacattgggtggatttgggatgttggggacatttgggggaactggggacattggggacactgaggggacattggggacattggggggataatggggggatttgggacatttacgggatgtggggacattggggggtttggggacactggggacattgggggacagctttggggggtgttttgggATAAATCCCAGGGtgttttttggtgattttggggatttctgtgtTAACCCCCGCACTCCCGGGCTATCTTTGGGTTAACCCCCGCGCTCCCGGGCTATTTCTGTGTTAACCCCTGAACTCCCGGGCTATCTTTGTGTTAAGCCCCGCACTGCTGGGATATTTCTGTGTTAACCCCCGAAATCCCGGGATATTTCTGTGTTAACCCCTGAACTCCCGGGCTATCTTTGTGTTAACCCCCGCACTGCTGGGATATTTCTGTGTTAACCCCCGAAATCCCGGGATATTTCTGTGTTAACCCCTGAACTCCCGGGCTATCTTGGGTTAACCCCCGCACTCCCGGGCTATTTCTGTGTTAACCCCCGCACTCCCGGGCTATCTTTGGTTAACCCCCGCGCTCCCGGGCTATCTTTGTGTTAACCCCCGCGCTCCCGGGCCGTTTCGGGACGTTGCCGCcccctgcccaggtgctgcaCTGCGCGGGGCACATGCGCACGTacgcggggggcgcgggggccgcggagccgccgctgcGGTGCCTGGTGCTCATCTGCGAGGCCATCGCGCACCCCGGCGCCATCGAGGCCCCGCTGGGCTCGGGCACGGTGCTCACCCGCCACTCCATGGACATGAAGTTCACCTACTGCGACGATCGGTGCGTCTTGGGTGGGGGGGACGcgcccgggacccccggggtACGCCCGGGATCGCCGGGGTTTGTGTTTGTTCAATGCCGTAAAGGCGGCGCctcaaaaatcctaaaaatcccccaagatccccccaaaattccgcGCTCCTGGGCTCCACAAATCCCCCGGAATCCggcagctccagagcccccGTGGCCCCCTTGGgaccccctcaggacacccctgggacccccgAGACCCCCGGGTTTTGGGTTGGTTAAATGCCAGAAAggcagcaccccaaaaatcccaaaaatgcctCTAAATCAGACTCATCAAATcgcaaaaataccccaaaatttggCAGTCccggaccccaaaaatcccacaaatcccccaaaatctgggacCCCCAAGACCCCTGGGATCactgggttttgggtttgttaAATGCCGTAAAgacagcaccccaaaaatccccaaaatcccccaaaactcgGCAGTCctggaccccaaaaatcccccaaaacccagcagctccaaagcCGTGagacccctgagacccccacaGGATCACTGAGACCCCCGGTTTTTGGGTTTGCTGCACCCGGTAAAAAcggcaccccaaaaatgccaaaaatacCCCGAAACTCTGCAATCCCggatcccaaaaatcccccaaaattcggCACT
This region includes:
- the LOC131571746 gene encoding hypoxia-inducible factor 3-alpha-like; protein product: MGVAFPKGGACTRGRVLLWYFEEGGVSGRGCVSEGRVPLWAWSVGVGVSLGGRVRVGGLGAVGAEGAAAAPWTGGPGRVGDWYWCQLVPILVPVSNRPTPEGRRERSRDAARCRRSREAEVFGQLALALPFARGVSAHLDKASIMRLTISYLRVQRLLAAGAWAAAAEAVDGCYLQALSGFVMVLSEGGDMIYLSENVSRLLGLSQLELIGHSVFDFVHPCDHEELHDVLGPRQGGPRRRGERSGRSFSLRMKSTLSGRGRCLNLKAASWKVLHCAGHMRTYAGGAGAAEPPLRCLVLICEAIAHPGAIEAPLGSGTVLTRHSMDMKFTYCDDRIGEVAGYHPEELLGCSLYEFVHALDSNTLSRSVHTLLSKGQAVTSQYRFLAKRGGFLWAQTQATVMGGGRAAPEGIVCLHFVL